TTGCATTTTTAACCTTGTAGTAAGCATTCTTTGGAGCAATAGTAAGCACCATTGGACAAAATAGCCTCATTTTGCAAGACAAAGGTTTTGCATTTTTGACACTCTACCATTGCATTGATTTTTGATGACGTTGTGCGAGTGGATTT
This DNA window, taken from Helicobacter kayseriensis, encodes the following:
- a CDS encoding PP0621 family protein is translated as MLKTLLFLGILALIIWFFFFKKRPKSTRTTSSKINAMVECQKCKTFVLQNEAILSNGAYYCSKECLLQG